A stretch of Lathyrus oleraceus cultivar Zhongwan6 chromosome 6, CAAS_Psat_ZW6_1.0, whole genome shotgun sequence DNA encodes these proteins:
- the LOC127097452 gene encoding flavonol synthase/flavanone 3-hydroxylase, protein MVEIDPDFIQAPDNRPKPNVIEAENIPVIDLSPILDSSSNIEKDPLVFDELVRKIGSACKEWGFFQVINHGAPLESRQKIESVGKKFFGQKMEEKKKVRRDIVKVMGYYESEVTKSVRDWKEVFDFTFEEPTLIPASIDPHDKEVTHWYNQWPEFPPGMSEAFQEYAQHMKKLSIKIMELIAVSLGLPRERFNEFFKDETSWIRFNHYPPCPNPDIALGVGSHKDTGALTVLAQDEVSGLEVRRKSDGEWLLVKPLPNAYIINVGDLVQVWSNDAYESIEHRVVLNTEKARLSYPFFLFPAHYTMVEPLKEFTNDENPPKYKPYNWGKFLATRKLGNFMKLGVDNIHTQHFKIT, encoded by the exons ATGGTAGAGATTGATCCAGATTTCATTCAAGCACCAGATAACAGACCAAAGCCAAATGTGATAGAAGCTGAAAACATTCCAGTAATAGACCTATCACCTATACTTGACAGTTCCAGCAATATTGAGAAAGACCCTTTAGTTTTTGATGAGCTTGTGAGGAAAATAGGAAGTGCATGCAAAGAGTGGGGGTTTTTCCAAGTGATAAATCATGGAGCTCCTCTTGAAAGTAGGCAGAAGATTGAATCTGTTGGGAAGAAATTCTTTGGTCAAAAAATGGAGGAGAAGAAGAAAGTTAGAAGAGATATTGTGAAAGTTATGGGATATTATGAATCTGAGGTTACTAAGAGTGTTAGAGATTGGAAAGAAGTGTTTGATTTTACTTTTGAGGAACCTACTTTGATTCCAGCTTCAATTGATCCTCATGATAAAGAGGTTACTCATTGGTATAATCAATGGCCTGAATTTCCACCAGGGATGAG TGAGGCATTCCAGGAATATGCTCAACACATGAAGAAACTATCAATCAAGATAATGGAACTTATCGCGGTGAGCTTAGGATTGCCCCGAGAAAGATTTAACGAGTTCTTCAAAGATGAAACAAGCTGGATAAGATTCAACCATTATCCACCTTGCCCTAATCCTGACATTGCTCTAGGAGTTGGAAGCCATAAAGATACTGGTGCTTTAACTGTCCTGGCTCAAGATGAAGTTAGTGGACTTGAAGTGAGGAGAAAATCTGATGGTGAATGGCTTCTTGTTAAGCCTTTGCCTAATGCTTATATTATCAATGTTGGAGACTTAGTTCAGGTTTGGAGCAATGATGCATACGAGAGTATTGAACACAGAGTGGTGCTCAACACTGAGAAAGCAAGGCTTTCATATCCATTCTTTCTGTTTCCAGCACACTACACTATGGTGGAACCTTTGAAAGAGTTCACAAATGATGAAAACCCTCCAAAATATAAACCTTACAATTGGGGCAAGTTTTTAGCTACTAGAAAGCTTGGCAATTTCATGAAACTTGGTGTTGACAACATCCATACTCAACATTTCAAGATTACTTAG